A window of the Equus przewalskii isolate Varuska chromosome 10, EquPr2, whole genome shotgun sequence genome harbors these coding sequences:
- the TXNDC17 gene encoding thioredoxin domain-containing protein 17, translated as MAQYEEVRVSGFEEFNRAVEQHKGKTIFAYFTGSKDAGGKSWCPDCVQAEPVVQEGLKHVGEGCVFIHCQVGERPYWKDPNNDFRKNLKITAVPTLLKYGTPQKLVESECLQANLVEMLFSED; from the exons ATGGCCCAGTACGAGGAGGTGAGGGTGTCCGGCTTCGAGGAGTTCAACCGGGCTGTGGAGCAGCACAAGGGCAAAACTATTTTCGCCTACTTCACCGGCTCTAAGGACGCCGGAGGGAAAAGCTGGTGCCCCGACTGCGTACAGG ctgaaccAGTTGTACAAGAGGGGCTGAAGCATGTTGGCGAAGGATGTGTGTTCATCCACTGCCAAGTAGGAGAAAGACCTTA ttGGAAAGATCCGAATAATGACTTcaggaaaaatctgaaaataactgCAGTGCCTACACTACTTAAATATGGAACA CCTCAAAAACTGGTAGAATCTGAGTGTCTTCAGGCCAACCTTGTGGAGATGTTGTTCTCTGAAGATTAA